The following nucleotide sequence is from Lacinutrix sp. Hel_I_90.
GTTGTTAATGACCAGCTGATATTAAGCGCAGCCTTAACTAAGGACTTAGATTGTACAGCAACCCCTGATGCTACTATCACATTAACAGCAACGGGCGGAGATACCGTGTATACCTATGAAGTATCCACCGATGGTGGTGCGACCTATAGCCCAATGGGTTCTAATGTATATACCGCTACTACTGCAGGTACCTACACTTTTAGTGTAACAGATGGCGCGGGATGTGAAGCCACAACAACGTATGTTTTAGATCCAATTCCAGCTATTGTTTTTACTACCGTAGAAACCGATGTAAGCTGTAATGGCGGAAGTGATGGTAGTATTAGCGTAACTGTTACAGGAGGAGCTGGTCCTTTCCAATACCAATTGGACGCAGGAGCCCTTCAGAATTCAAATGTATTTACAGGCTTATCACAAGGGACTACTTATATTATTACTGTAATAGATGCGCAATCGTGTACACAAGCAAGTGCGCCAATAACCATAAGTGAACCAACAGTATTAAGCGCTTCAGCTACATTATCTGTAAATACGACCTGTGATGTAGAGACTATAATCACCGTATTAGGACAAGATGGGACGCCTACGGGAACAGGAACAGGTTATTACTATAGTTTTAATGGCAATGGCTTTACCACAACAAATACTTACACGGTTAATAATAATGGCAGCGTTCAAACGGTTAATTATATTGTAAGAGATGCTAATGGCTGTGAAGTACCAGGTTCAGTAAACGTAGATCCATTGGATCCACCTACCGACTTAGACTTTAGCGCCACAGCAATTACCTGTTTAGTGTCTACTAGTGATGTAACGTTAACAACAACCAATGGTGTAACACCATTGAGTTATGAAATTCTATCACCAGCAAGTGCTACAACTAATACAACGGGCGCTTCAACAGGAATATTTACTGGCTTACCAGCAGATGACTATATTTTCCAAGTAACCGATGCCAATGGGTGTACTTACCAAGAGCTATACACTGTTGCAGACGTTGAAAATATTACTGTTACAGGCCAATTAATTAGCGATGTGACTTGTAATCCAGGAGCAAATGGAGAAGTCTTATTTACTATTTCCAACTTTGCAGGGACTTATAGCTATTCTATTAACGGGGCTCCAGCAGTAACCGGGCAATCAAGTCCAACGGTTACGGTTTCTGGCTTAACAGGACCAAGCACCCAAACAATAGTAGTTACCGATGAAACTACGGGTTGTCAATCAACAACATCAGTTGATGTCGCACAACCAGCAGCCTTAGGTTTAATCTTAGATACGAATATTAATGCGACCTGTAATATGGGAGCACAAGTAAGTGTTATTGCTTCTGGCGGTATAACTCCATATTCATACTCTTTTGTAGTAAGCGGTAGTCCAGCAGGACCTTATTCGTCTTCAAATACAGCGATTTTAGATCCTGCGGTTTCAACGACATGGGACGTGTATGTTCAAGATGGTAATGCTTGTGTTATTACAACGCCATTAACCGTTACTATTGCAACAGACCCAGTGCCTTCAGGAATCACAATTTCAGGATTAAGTCAATGCCCAAGTGCAACAAACGACTATACCTTTACAGTAAACGTTGGTAGTGGAATAGCCCCTTATGAATATAGTATAGGCAACGGATTCCAAACGAGTCCAACCTTTACGGTGAACAGCTCAGGAAACTATATTGTAACGGTAAGAGATGCCAATGGGTGTACCAATACAATCCCTGTTGATATTTTACCAGCTTTAGAATTTTCAGCAAGCATAAGCACTTTACCAAGCTGTTCAGATGATGACGGGGAAATTACGGTAACCGGTTCAGGAGGTTCAGGTACTTATAGCTATTCTATAAACCCAAATACAGGAATTACTTTTGCAGGTAATGTGTTTTCAGGCGTACCATCAGGGACGTTTACGGTAACGATGACAGATACTACAACGGGATGTACAGAAGACATCAGCTTAACCTTAGGGGCAGCAACACCGGTAACATTCACTACGTCTGTAAACGATGTAAGTTGTAACGGCGGTAGTGATGGTGTGATTACGGTTACTTTACCAGCGAGTAATGATAACCCAGTGTATACTTATGAGATAACGGCACCTATAGTTGTAGGCCCGCAAAACTCTAATGTATTTGCAGGATTACCAGCAGGTACCTATACAGTACAGGTAAATTCAGGTAGAGGCTGTTTAGAAACTGCAGATGTTGTGGTTGGTGAACCTGTTTTATTAGACGTTTCAGCCACAGCAACAGATTTTGCTTGTGCAGCAAATAATTCAGTGAATACGTCTACCATAACCATTACAGAAACAGGTGGTACAGCACCTTATACTTATAGTATTAACGGTACTAATTATTTCACGACCAATATTTTTGACATTAGCGATACAGGAAGCGTGCAAAACTTTACGGTCTATGTACAGGATGCTAATGGCTGTATTGCAACAAATACTGTTGCCATCGCACCATTACCAGTAATAACAGATGCTATTGTAACAATTAATTCGCCAATAGACTGTAATACTACCGGTTCGGTGATTATTACTGTTACAGGAGGTTCAGGGAATTTCACTTACCAGATGTTACCAAATGGAACAGCACAAGGTTCAAATATCTTTGCGATCACAACCCCTGGCACTTATTATTTCCAGGTGAATGATTTAGATACGGGTTGTACCTTTGCAACAGCGCCTTTTACAGTGGCTCCGTTTGATACAGTAGATGCCGTAGCGACAGCGACGACACCAGTAACGTGTTTTGGAGATACCAATGGAACCTTAGAAATTAATGTAAGTGGCTATACTGGTAACTATACTTATGAAGTCTTTGACGCTTCAGGAACTTCGGTAGGAGGAGTAGTAGCGGCTAATACAGCAACAAATCCACAAGTGATTACAGGCTTATCAGGCGGTAATTACACCGTAGAAGTTGTAGAAACCGACAGTCCGTTTTGTACCACAACAACCAATACGGTTACTATTGGTTCACCAGCTAGTGCTCTAACAGTAACAGCTACAGAAACTTCCAATGTTACCTGTACCAATACTCAAGGGACTATTAACGCGGTTGCCAGTGGCGGTTGGGGTAATTATCAATATGAGTTAACAGGGGCAGCTACAGTGCCATATTCTACTAATGGTACCTTTGAAGGCTTATCAGCAGGAACTTACACAGTAAACGTTATAGATTCAGCAGGCTGTATCGCATCAGATACAGTGACCCTTGATGAACCAACACCAATAACAGCAACGTTTACACCAAGTACTACGATGCTCCCTTGTTTTGGAGATACCAATGCGAGTATTACGGTAAGTAATGTCACTGGCGGACAAGGCAGTAATTATGTTTATATATTAAACACGACCTCCCCAGTACCGAGCGCCTCAGGGCCTCAATCTTCACCAGTATTTGATGGGCTAGGAGCAGGCACGTATAGTGTTAGTGTTACCGATGGGTATAGTTGTCTTGTGACTTCTGTAGATATCGTTATATCACCACCCACTCAGGTAGAAGCGAGTTTAGTAGTAAACGCAACACAAAGCTGTTTAACGGAGTCAACGCTAACCCTGAATGCTAATGGAGGCACAGGGCCATACAGCTATAGTGAAGACAGTACCTTCACAACCGTGTTAGGTTCATTTGTATCATCGACCACGTTTTCAGTACCAGTAGGAACGTATTCTTATTATGTTCAGGATGCCAATGGTTGTATCTCTAATGTATCGAATGACATTACTATAGAACCGTTACCAACGTTAGTCCTTAATTTAGTATCCTCTAATCCAACCATTAACTGTGCTGGAGATAATACAGGAATGATAAGTGCAACAGCAGAAGGCGGTTTAGGCAACTATGTGTATACCTTAGAAGATACATCAGGAAATCCAATACCAGCGACTCAAAACAGCCCAGGGATCTTTACAGAACTAGTGGCAGGGACTTATGTGGTTCATGTGGATAGCGGCGATTGTGAGTCTACCACAGCACCAATAACAATAACCGAACCAGCTAACCCATTAGCAGTTACTTTCGTTGTTACAGATGTTCAATGTTTTGGAGCTAATAATGGTACGATAGAGATCACGGCTACAGGAGGTACAGGGATTATAAAATATGCCATCTCACCACAGTTGAATCAATTTTTTGAGACGAATATATTTGATAATCTATCACAAGGCACTTATGATGTTATTGTACAAGATGAGTTAGGCTGTTATGTGATTATTAATTTCACGGTATCAGAACCAGCAGCAGTGCTTCTTAATATTGTAGCTAATTCAATTATACCAGAGGTTTGTGAAGGCGATAATGATGGCGAGTTTAGTATAGAGCTCTCAGGCGGAACAGAACCTTACAGTGTAAGTTTAGACGATTATAATGGCGTTTACACGGTAGGCGCTATAGGTCAAACCCAGTTTGATTTTACAGGCTTAGCAGGTGGCGACCACATTGTCTATGTTCGTGATAGCGCGAGTTGTGAATCAGAATGGAATATCACCTTCCCAGAATCGGTAAGATTAGACCCAGAAGTGGTCATTGATTATACGTGTATAGACAATGCAGCAGCTAATACGGTTAGCGTTAGTGTAGATGAGAGTATCACAGATCTTACAGATGTAGATTATTCATTAGACGGCGCAGCTTACCAAGCGAGTAATGTCTTTATCAATGTCGCAGCAGGGGTAGGACATTATATAGATGTAAGACATACCAATGGTTGTATTGTACGAACAGAGTTATTTGATATTATAGGCTTTGCTCCTTTAACACTAACCTTAAGTCAAGGCGGGTTAAATGAGATTGTAGCAGAGGCCAATGGGGGTGCTACACCATACCAGTTCACATTAAATGGAGAAGATTATGGTAGCACCAATACCTTTATTATATATGCTTCAGGCGTTTATAGGGTAACTGTTACAGATAATAACGGTTGTACGGCAGAAGCTGAAATACCAATGGAGTTTATAGATGTTTGTATACCAAATTATTTCACACCAAATGGAGACGGCGTTGCTGATGGTTGGGGCCCAGGCTGTGCAGAGATTTACAGAAATCTTGAAGTAGATATCTTCGATAGATATGGTCGTAAAGTAGCGGTCTTACGCGTAGGAGAATACTGGGATGGTAAATATGAAGACAAAGAATTACCAACTGGAGATTACTGGTATGTCGTGAAGTTAAATAGTTCAGAAAACGAGCGTGATTTTGTAGGTCATTTCACACTATATAGATAATCATAACAGATAGGGATGTTATCTTAAAAAAAAATAATCCAAATGAAAAAAGTACTAACATATATATTTCTACTGGTATTACTCAAAGGGTATGCACAGGAATTAAATTTACCAGTTTGGACGCAATATTTGGCAGATAATGATTTTGTAATCTCGCCTACTTATGCGGGTATTGGGGATAATTTAAGAATACGCGCCAACGGCTTAACCCAATGGGTAGGTATCAAAGATGCGCCAGATAACCAGTCGTTGTTTGCCGATTTTAGAATCGCAGACCGCTCGGGTATTGGTTTATCCTTGTATAACGATAAGAATGGAAACACGCGTCAAAAAGGGGTTAAGTTCTCTTTTGCACAGCATTTAATTTTAGATTACAAATCCAAACAGTATTTGTCCTTAGGACTCTCTTATAATCTGAATAGTTTTAAAATAGACATTAACAACTTTGAGGGTAGCT
It contains:
- a CDS encoding T9SS type B sorting domain-containing protein, yielding VFNGNNVLNLDPAIATNWDIIVRDANGCEFPLSVIIAEDAVPTIDPVAAQCYVGSPLNITLSGTTYNGTATYSIGGPFQSSPNFTITTPGTYTLSIQDDNGCVATTPYVVNDQLILSAALTKDLDCTATPDATITLTATGGDTVYTYEVSTDGGATYSPMGSNVYTATTAGTYTFSVTDGAGCEATTTYVLDPIPAIVFTTVETDVSCNGGSDGSISVTVTGGAGPFQYQLDAGALQNSNVFTGLSQGTTYIITVIDAQSCTQASAPITISEPTVLSASATLSVNTTCDVETIITVLGQDGTPTGTGTGYYYSFNGNGFTTTNTYTVNNNGSVQTVNYIVRDANGCEVPGSVNVDPLDPPTDLDFSATAITCLVSTSDVTLTTTNGVTPLSYEILSPASATTNTTGASTGIFTGLPADDYIFQVTDANGCTYQELYTVADVENITVTGQLISDVTCNPGANGEVLFTISNFAGTYSYSINGAPAVTGQSSPTVTVSGLTGPSTQTIVVTDETTGCQSTTSVDVAQPAALGLILDTNINATCNMGAQVSVIASGGITPYSYSFVVSGSPAGPYSSSNTAILDPAVSTTWDVYVQDGNACVITTPLTVTIATDPVPSGITISGLSQCPSATNDYTFTVNVGSGIAPYEYSIGNGFQTSPTFTVNSSGNYIVTVRDANGCTNTIPVDILPALEFSASISTLPSCSDDDGEITVTGSGGSGTYSYSINPNTGITFAGNVFSGVPSGTFTVTMTDTTTGCTEDISLTLGAATPVTFTTSVNDVSCNGGSDGVITVTLPASNDNPVYTYEITAPIVVGPQNSNVFAGLPAGTYTVQVNSGRGCLETADVVVGEPVLLDVSATATDFACAANNSVNTSTITITETGGTAPYTYSINGTNYFTTNIFDISDTGSVQNFTVYVQDANGCIATNTVAIAPLPVITDAIVTINSPIDCNTTGSVIITVTGGSGNFTYQMLPNGTAQGSNIFAITTPGTYYFQVNDLDTGCTFATAPFTVAPFDTVDAVATATTPVTCFGDTNGTLEINVSGYTGNYTYEVFDASGTSVGGVVAANTATNPQVITGLSGGNYTVEVVETDSPFCTTTTNTVTIGSPASALTVTATETSNVTCTNTQGTINAVASGGWGNYQYELTGAATVPYSTNGTFEGLSAGTYTVNVIDSAGCIASDTVTLDEPTPITATFTPSTTMLPCFGDTNASITVSNVTGGQGSNYVYILNTTSPVPSASGPQSSPVFDGLGAGTYSVSVTDGYSCLVTSVDIVISPPTQVEASLVVNATQSCLTESTLTLNANGGTGPYSYSEDSTFTTVLGSFVSSTTFSVPVGTYSYYVQDANGCISNVSNDITIEPLPTLVLNLVSSNPTINCAGDNTGMISATAEGGLGNYVYTLEDTSGNPIPATQNSPGIFTELVAGTYVVHVDSGDCESTTAPITITEPANPLAVTFVVTDVQCFGANNGTIEITATGGTGIIKYAISPQLNQFFETNIFDNLSQGTYDVIVQDELGCYVIINFTVSEPAAVLLNIVANSIIPEVCEGDNDGEFSIELSGGTEPYSVSLDDYNGVYTVGAIGQTQFDFTGLAGGDHIVYVRDSASCESEWNITFPESVRLDPEVVIDYTCIDNAAANTVSVSVDESITDLTDVDYSLDGAAYQASNVFINVAAGVGHYIDVRHTNGCIVRTELFDIIGFAPLTLTLSQGGLNEIVAEANGGATPYQFTLNGEDYGSTNTFIIYASGVYRVTVTDNNGCTAEAEIPMEFIDVCIPNYFTPNGDGVADGWGPGCAEIYRNLEVDIFDRYGRKVAVLRVGEYWDGKYEDKELPTGDYWYVVKLNSSENERDFVGHFTLYR